The Candidatus Dormiibacterota bacterium genome includes a region encoding these proteins:
- a CDS encoding methyltransferase domain-containing protein encodes MLDTRVMIAKVARSIRKRTGRLLGAPFKPEELLRRKTIARAFLRGEGIEIGALHNPLKVPNHVRVKYVDRVSHVDLAKDHPKLRSKIVRVDIVDDGETLATVPDASQDFVIANHFVEHCQNPIGALRNMLRVLRRDGVLFLAIPDNRYTFDADRPVTPIEHLLRDDREGPSWSRRQHYEEWTRLVDKVPGDAEAGRHAEELMRRQAPIHYHVWTQVELLELIGTLRRQHTFEIELIFKRDNEVIFILRKSDEGPAAARSAGRALEH; translated from the coding sequence GATCGCCAAGGTCGCCCGGAGCATCCGCAAGCGTACCGGTCGGCTGCTGGGCGCGCCTTTTAAGCCCGAGGAGCTCCTGCGTCGCAAGACGATCGCCCGCGCCTTCCTGCGCGGCGAGGGGATCGAGATCGGGGCGCTGCACAATCCGCTGAAGGTCCCGAATCACGTCCGCGTCAAGTACGTCGATCGCGTCAGCCACGTCGATCTCGCCAAGGATCACCCCAAGCTGCGCTCGAAGATCGTCAGGGTGGACATCGTCGACGACGGCGAGACCCTCGCGACCGTCCCGGACGCATCCCAGGATTTCGTCATCGCGAACCACTTCGTCGAACACTGCCAGAACCCGATCGGCGCCCTGCGCAACATGCTGCGCGTCCTCCGGAGGGACGGGGTCCTGTTCCTGGCGATTCCGGACAACCGCTATACCTTCGACGCCGACCGTCCGGTCACGCCGATCGAGCATCTTCTGCGGGACGACCGCGAGGGGCCGTCGTGGTCCCGCAGGCAGCACTACGAGGAATGGACGAGGCTGGTCGACAAGGTGCCGGGGGACGCGGAGGCCGGGAGACACGCCGAGGAGCTGATGAGACGGCAGGCCCCCATCCACTATCATGTCTGGACCCAGGTCGAGCTCCTGGAATTGATCGGGACGCTGAGACGCCAGCACACGTTCGAAATCGAGCTCATCTTCAAGCGCGACAATGAGGTGATCTTCATTCTGAGAAAGAGCGACGAAGGGCCGGCCGCGGCACGGTCCGCCGGCCGCGCGCTGGAGCATTGA